A single genomic interval of Helianthus annuus cultivar XRQ/B chromosome 6, HanXRQr2.0-SUNRISE, whole genome shotgun sequence harbors:
- the LOC110878911 gene encoding uncharacterized protein LOC110878911, whose protein sequence is MADVDIEEPAAPISSNRSKKRKRLTPMLLTGQKVEVRSIEEGFEGSWHSATVIDSKNQIRVVKYDHIFGDDGSDNLVDSLLLSSRGLRGRIRLVPPRFDHNLNCLHYGQCVDVFHEDAWWEGVVFDHDDISDERSVFFPDIGDELRARVENIRLTYDWNADTDVWKFRGDWVFLEVLEELEVEWPIPVSVKQIWYELRMKKHFWKEIKEWTCEIKEAWKESVKEVVFDNLKLMMVEFFARLQHEGHQIFDINKKFVDSVLKIKPSFFTSIGELPLDSNHSPIKGKLDDADNDNENDDDDDMGPPGFEKNEVVVVSDRFAKGGYEWTQLRHWFEPDLVVEAECCPESVLQFYQLSSDNMKPPHQLMLKVRQHLLYLGWQVELKRDSFGKKKKVSIRYRYTDPTGKQYYSLRVVCSDLCNRSSEYTALEPYKPQSPPRPPRKREKMDGDPDYCPQAVVDYYSMTSEEDGDWTKKDVDLRELQRRAKKHLFAAGWSMFHVDGKRKRPVYQSPNGKRFNSIRTACNFYILENCSQGSGPSGTCSEVNIETSEVGDGEKKSKEKGVGRLVIKKKDGVLSIEVVAKRKEAFLNSIYNETETETENSSRKPRVLRSSKRAREDISPMHQTPRTVLSWLIDNSVIIPRSKVQYRCRKTGDAMKEGRVTRDGIKCSCCQTVFSVSKFESHAGSTYKRPSANIFLEDGRSLLDCQLQLKSDRNAKLRKAESHRLKGNRHKLIKDNDYICSVCHYGGELVLCDQCPSSFHTRCLGLTEVPDGDWFCPSCCCRICNQNKFSDCEQDTDSNILNCEQCERKYHVGCLKQKEGFSKLESYPQVNWFCSLRCEEIYLGINKLLGKPIPVGVDDLTWTILKHKRPDGSNNDTAHMDEITESYSKLNIAISVMHECFEPVKEPRTQRDIVEDVIFCRWSELNRLNFKGFYTVLLEKDDELVSAATIRIYGEKVAELPLVGTRFRYRRRGMCHALMNVLEKKLVELGVERLVLPAVPSVLQTWTSSFGFSVMTEAQKLDFLGYTFLDFQGTHMCQKLLVNAQSSAESSISRGNVYETVNGSNAMDLDGVSAVSEVSQAERVEESMMVDQHSLNIDQGNQTNNDSSSSPLEVLVNQQSQVEYQSEISVECTMEASKPKEDENGHLKCYHRRKIVSCES, encoded by the exons ATGGCGGACGTCGACATTGAAGAACCTGCCGCTCCGATTTCTTCAAACCgatcaaagaaaagaaagaggcTCACACCGATGCTTCTAACAGGCCAAAAAGTTGAA GTGAGGAGTATTGAAGAGGGGTTTGAAGGCTCATGGCATTCAGCAACGGTGATAGATAGTAAGAACCAAATTCGGGTGGTCAAATACGACCACATTTTCGGTGATGATGGGTCGGATAACCTTGTTGACTCTTTGCTACTTTCATCTCGTGGTCTTCGTGGTAGGATAAGGCTGGTGCCCCCTCGGTTTGACCATAATTTGAATTGTCTTCATTATGGTCAATGTGTGGATGTGTTTCACGAGGATGCGTGGTGGGAAGGTGTTGTTTTTGACCATGATGATATCTCTGATGAAAGATCGGTTTTTTTTCCTGATATTGGGGACGAACTTAGGGCCCGAGTTGAGAACATACGGCTTACTTACGACTGGAACGCGGATACGGATGTTTGGAAGTTTCGCGGAGACTGGGTTTTTCTTGAAGTTCTCGAGGAGTTAGAGGTCGAATGGCCGATTCCTGTATCGGTTAAGCAAATTTGGTATGAGTTGCGGATGAAGAAACATTTCTGGAAAGAAATTAAGGAGTGGACATGTGAGATTAAGGAGGcatggaaagaatctgttaaggaaGTCGTTTTCGATAATTTGAAGTTGATGATGGTTGAGTTTTTTGCTAGATTGCAACACGAAGGCCATCAAATATTCGATATTAACAAAAAGTTTGTCGATTCAGttctaaaaatcaaaccgtcttTCTTTACCTCTATTGGGGAGCTACCCCTTGATTCAAATCATTCGCCCATTAAAGGTAAGCTTGATGACGCCGACAACGATAATGAAAACGACGACGATGATGACATGGGTCCTCCTGGATTTGAAAAAAATGAAGTAGTTGTTGTTAGCGACCGCTTTGCGAAAGGAGGTTATGAATGGACTCAGTTACGTCACTGGTTTGAACCGGATTTAGTGGTTGAGGCTGAGTGTTGTCCCGAATCAGTCTTACAGTTCTACCAACTAAGTAGTGATAATATGAAGCCGCCACATCAGCTGATGTTGAAGGTTCGACAACATTTATTGTATCTTGGTTGGCAAGTCGAGCTCAAACGAGATAGTTTTGGTAAAAAGAAGAAGGTAAGTATTAGATACCGTTACACCGACCCCACCGGAAAACAATACTATTCACTTAGAGTCGTCTGTTCTGATTTATGTAACCGTTCATCCGAATATACCGCTTTGGAGCCGTACAAACCTCAATCTCCACCACGACCACCACGAAaacgagaaaaaatggatggTGACCCGGATTACTGTCCACAAGCTGTGGTTGACTATTATTCTATGACGTCAGAAGAAGACGGTGATTGGACAAAAAAAGACGTTGATCTTCGGGAGCTTCAGAGACGGGCAAAGAAACATCTTTTCGCTGCAGGATGGTCGATGTTTCACGTTGATGGAAAACGTAAACGCCCTGTGTACCAGTCACCAAATGGGAAAAGGTTTAATTCTATTCGGACCGCGTGCAACTTTTATATATTGGAAAATTGTTCTCAGGGGTCCGGACCATCCGGTACTTGTTCTGAGGTAAATATCGAGACGAGTGAAGTAGGAGACGGTGAAAAAAAGAGTAAAGAGAAAGGTGTCGGGAGACTCGTAATCAAGAAAAAAGACGGTGTTTTGAGCATTGAAGTAGTGGCGAAGAGAAAAGAAGCTTTCTTGAACTCCATATACAACGAAAccgaaaccgaaaccgaaaaTTCTTCTAGAAAACCACGTGTTTTACGGTCAAGCAAACGGGCCCGTGAAGATATATCTCCAATGCACCAAACCCCACGAACCGTTTTATCTTGGCTGATAGATAACTCCGTTATTATACCAAGATCGAAAGTGCAATACCGTTGTCGGAAAACTGGTGATGCAATGAAGGAAGGTCGTGTAACTCGTGATGGGATAAAATGTAGTTGTTGTCAAACGGTTTTTAGCGTCTCAAAGTTCGAATCTCACGCTGGAAGCACTTACAAACGACCTTCGGCTAACATATTTCTCGAAGACGGTAGGTCTTTACTCGACTGTCAGTTGCAGCTTAAAAGCGATCGAAATGCAAAATTACGCAAAGCTGAATCTCACAGATTGAAGGGTAATCGACATAAGTTAATAAAGGACAACGATTATATATGTTCTGTTTGTCATTACGGCGGTGAACTAGTTTTATGCGACCAATGTCCGTCTTCGTTTCACACACGTTGCTTGGGATTAACG GAGGTCCCGGATGGTGATTGGTTCTGCCCATCGTGTTGTTGTCGGATTTGTAACCAAAACAAGTTCAGCGATTGTGAGCAAGATACGGATAGTAACATTCTAAATTGTGAACAGTGTGAAAGAAAAT ATCATGTCGGttgtttaaaacaaaaagaagGGTTTTCGAAGCTGGAGAGTTATCCCCAAGTTAACTGGTTCTGTAGTCTGAGATGTGAagag ATATATTTGGGCATTAACAAGCTTTTGGGAAAGCCAATTCCGGTGGGTGTGGATGATTTGACATGGACAATATTGAAACACAAAAGACCCGATGGCTCGAACAACGACACCGCACATATGGATGAAATAACCGAAAGTTATAGCAAGCTGAATATTGCTATTAGTGTGATGCATGAGTGTTTTGAACCCGTTAAGGAGCCTCGGACCCAAAGAGATATAGTCGAAGATGTTATTTTCTGTAGATG GTCGGAGCTGAACCGTTTGAACTTTAAGGGATTCTACACAGTTCTTCTTGAGAAAGATGATGAACTAGTTTCTGCAGCTACAATAAG GATATATGGAGAAAAAGTAGCGGAACTCCCGCTCGTCGGTACAAGATTTCGATACCGTAGACGTGGCATGTGTCACGCTCTTATGAATGTGCTTGAAAAG AAACTTGTGGAATTAGGAGTGGAGAGACTAGTTCTGCCAGCTGTCCCGAGTGTGCTACAGACATGGACTTCATCGTTCGGTTTCTCTGTGATGACCGAAGCACAAAAACTGGACTTTCTTGGCTACACGTTTCTTGACTTCCAAGGCACACACATGTGTCAAAAACTCTTGGTTAACGCTCAATCGTCTGCGGAATCAAGTATATCGAGAG GGAATGTTTATGAGACTGTTAATGGAAGCAATGCTATGGATTTAGATGGTGTTAGTGCCGTTTCTGAAGTGTCTCAAGCGGAAAGAGTAGAGGAGAGCATGATGGTTGATCAACATTCGTTAAA CATCGATCAAGGTAACCAGACCAACAATGACAGCAGCTCATCGCCTCTAGAAGTTTTG GTGAACCAACAATCGCAAGTTGAATATCAAAGTGAAATAAGCGTGGAGTGTACTATGGAAGCATCAAAACCGAAGGAAGATGAAAACGGCCATCTGAAATGCTACCACCGGAGGAAAATTGTTTCTTGCGAGAGTTGA